A genomic region of Sulfobacillus acidophilus DSM 10332 contains the following coding sequences:
- a CDS encoding hypothetical protein (PFAM: Protein of unknown function (DUF322)~KEGG: sth:STH232 hypothetical protein~SPTR: Putative uncharacterized protein), which translates to MSVDISQENVQPLIYAFIGPSGTGKSHRASLVAVDKGVDTIIDDGLLIHQGRILAGYSAKREATRMGAVRRAIMQDPQHAEEVRQALRALEPKAILILGTSRNMIFRIQDALGLSDAPIEWIFIEEIATEAERQLARRIRTEEGKHVIPAPTMEVQKSFSGYLVDPLRFIFRRKGRQVEVEKSIVRPTYSSLGRFYIADSALTSIIQLSLQPMPEIAKISRIVVQSASEGILVDLEVALRSRQQLFRILERAQQEVERQLEYMTSLNVLSVRITAKGISCQAEWSAPKSRIARMPT; encoded by the coding sequence GTGTCCGTGGATATTAGTCAAGAAAACGTGCAACCCCTCATTTATGCCTTTATCGGGCCCAGCGGCACCGGTAAGAGTCATCGTGCCTCGTTGGTGGCCGTCGATAAAGGGGTCGATACCATTATTGATGACGGGCTTTTGATTCATCAAGGGCGCATTTTGGCCGGCTATTCGGCCAAACGGGAAGCGACCCGCATGGGCGCGGTGCGACGGGCCATTATGCAAGATCCGCAGCATGCCGAGGAAGTGCGCCAAGCCTTACGCGCGTTGGAGCCGAAGGCGATCTTAATTCTCGGGACATCCCGCAATATGATTTTTCGGATTCAGGATGCCTTAGGATTAAGCGATGCGCCGATTGAGTGGATTTTTATCGAAGAGATTGCCACCGAAGCCGAACGGCAACTCGCCCGACGGATCCGGACGGAAGAGGGAAAACACGTGATTCCGGCCCCCACGATGGAGGTGCAAAAATCTTTCTCCGGCTATTTAGTCGACCCGTTGCGATTTATTTTTCGGCGTAAAGGACGGCAAGTCGAGGTGGAGAAGTCGATTGTACGACCCACCTATTCGAGTTTGGGCCGATTTTACATCGCCGACTCGGCGTTGACGTCCATTATTCAGTTGAGTCTTCAGCCGATGCCGGAAATCGCGAAAATTTCCCGGATCGTGGTACAATCCGCTTCAGAAGGGATTTTGGTCGACTTGGAGGTTGCTCTCAGGTCCCGCCAGCAGCTTTTTCGGATCCTCGAGCGGGCCCAGCAGGAAGTGGAGCGTCAACTGGAATATATGACGTCGTTAAACGTGTTAAGCGTGCGAATTACGGCGAAAGGGATCAGTTGCCAAGCGGAATGGTCCGCCCCCAAATCCCGCATCGCACGGATGCCGACCTGA
- a CDS encoding hypothetical protein (COGs: COG3375 conserved hypothetical protein~KEGG: bmd:BMD_1073 hypothetical protein~SPTR: Putative uncharacterized protein): MEVIIRPLTTPAELDVVSTVEEVLWGPTDRTPRPLLTVFVHGGGQVLGAWHQERLVGVQIAFPALDADRTLYLHSHITGVLPEFQGLGIGIQLKQAQRAFAERHGFSYIGWTFDPLSSRHVWFNLGVLRASIVALWPNFYGQWGTSARPTHRAWVRWGFSGTTREPTGSPRLLAVESATFEQLVDWWQDGYRIQGAVRENGVVSYVWYPEESGHAD; this comes from the coding sequence ATGGAAGTGATCATCCGACCGTTAACGACGCCGGCCGAACTTGACGTGGTCTCGACGGTCGAGGAGGTGCTCTGGGGTCCGACCGATCGGACGCCTCGGCCGCTGTTGACGGTGTTTGTTCATGGCGGGGGACAAGTGCTCGGAGCTTGGCATCAAGAACGGCTGGTCGGGGTGCAAATCGCCTTTCCCGCGTTGGACGCGGACCGGACCCTCTATTTGCATTCCCATATCACCGGTGTCCTCCCCGAATTTCAAGGATTGGGGATTGGAATCCAATTAAAGCAAGCGCAGCGGGCGTTTGCTGAACGGCACGGCTTTTCTTATATCGGGTGGACGTTTGATCCGCTCTCGTCGCGCCATGTTTGGTTTAATTTAGGGGTGCTAAGGGCTTCTATCGTGGCGCTGTGGCCGAATTTTTACGGGCAATGGGGGACATCCGCCCGGCCAACCCATCGGGCGTGGGTCCGATGGGGGTTTTCCGGAACAACGCGAGAGCCCACGGGTTCTCCGCGCCTCTTGGCCGTCGAATCGGCCACATTCGAACAACTGGTCGATTGGTGGCAAGACGGTTACCGTATTCAAGGAGCGGTCCGTGAAAATGGTGTCGTCAGTTACGTCTGGTATCCCGAGGAGTCAGGCCATGCAGATTGA
- a CDS encoding multi-sensor signal transduction histidine kinase (PFAM: Histidine kinase-, DNA gyrase B-, and HSP90-like ATPase; His Kinase A (phosphoacceptor) domain; PAS fold~TIGRFAM: PAS domain S-box; phosphate regulon sensor kinase PhoR~COGs: COG5002 Signal transduction histidine kinase~InterPro IPR000014:IPR003661:IPR003594:IPR013767~KEGG: pth:PTH_1830 signal transduction histidine kinase~PFAM: ATP-binding region, ATPase-like; Signal transduction histidine kinase, subgroup 1, dimerisation/phosphoacceptor region; PAS fold~SMART: ATP-binding region, ATPase-like; Signal transduction histidine kinase, subgroup 1, dimerisation/phosphoacceptor region; PAS~SPTR: Signal transduction histidine kinase;~TIGRFAM: PAS): protein MRLTHHKGVRLWPVVGALIALSLAIWIVTLPKGLLIAGLLLGLAWIWFFRFVWEWRRDRRLLAESVVQLKDTVDRWASGDLWARVYLDQEDPLDSLAHGMNRVAEVLMERTRDLEQDKQQLEAILTSMANGIIILNPGLTVTLINQAAKEMFRIPDSDVVGRHLLEVIRDVRIDDAVHEVTRSHGTRTVNWSPPDNENLMIEVTVAPLAHQMGGLGVVMVCRDVSAQRQVDRMRQDFVANVSHELQTPLTIIRGFTETLMDDIDSESRERFIRLIHDEANRMSRLVDDLLTLSRMDHHTLPVAVTGVDIPILVESIFAKLGPRAREGQLSLVNQLPTPMPLVAGDADLLAEVFLNLVQNAIQYTPAGGQVTISGHAHVSHQMVAVWVEDTGIGIPAQDLPRIFERFYRVDKARSRASGGTGLGLAIVKHIIELHHGRIEVKSTVGQGTRFTLWLPEFQTGQEKGS, encoded by the coding sequence TTGCGACTAACTCATCATAAAGGGGTGCGATTGTGGCCGGTGGTGGGCGCCTTAATCGCACTGAGTTTGGCCATATGGATAGTCACGTTGCCCAAGGGCCTTTTAATCGCCGGGCTTCTGTTGGGTTTGGCCTGGATTTGGTTTTTCCGGTTTGTGTGGGAGTGGCGGCGGGATCGGCGGCTCTTAGCCGAGTCGGTCGTTCAGTTGAAAGATACGGTGGACCGTTGGGCATCGGGGGATTTATGGGCCCGGGTCTATTTGGATCAGGAAGATCCGTTGGACTCGCTGGCCCACGGCATGAATCGGGTGGCGGAAGTGCTCATGGAGCGGACGCGGGATTTGGAGCAAGACAAGCAGCAGCTGGAAGCGATTCTGACCAGTATGGCCAACGGCATCATTATTTTAAATCCCGGGTTGACGGTCACGCTGATCAATCAGGCGGCCAAAGAGATGTTTCGTATCCCGGATTCCGATGTGGTGGGCCGTCACTTGTTGGAGGTGATTCGGGACGTGCGGATTGACGACGCCGTACACGAAGTCACCCGCTCCCACGGCACTCGCACGGTTAATTGGAGTCCGCCGGATAACGAAAATTTGATGATAGAAGTGACGGTCGCGCCGCTCGCCCATCAAATGGGCGGATTAGGCGTGGTGATGGTCTGTCGGGACGTATCGGCGCAACGGCAAGTCGACCGTATGCGACAGGATTTTGTCGCGAACGTCAGTCATGAACTGCAAACCCCGCTCACCATTATCCGGGGATTTACCGAGACCCTAATGGACGATATTGACAGCGAGTCCCGGGAGCGGTTCATCCGTCTCATCCATGATGAAGCGAATCGGATGAGCCGACTGGTCGACGATTTGCTGACGCTGTCACGCATGGATCATCATACGTTGCCGGTTGCCGTGACCGGTGTCGATATTCCCATTTTAGTGGAATCGATTTTTGCCAAATTAGGGCCGCGGGCCCGCGAAGGGCAATTGTCACTGGTGAACCAATTGCCCACGCCCATGCCGTTGGTGGCGGGTGACGCCGATTTGCTGGCCGAAGTATTTTTAAACTTGGTTCAAAATGCCATTCAATATACCCCGGCCGGAGGGCAGGTGACGATTTCCGGTCATGCCCATGTCAGCCATCAAATGGTCGCCGTTTGGGTGGAGGACACCGGAATCGGCATTCCCGCCCAAGATCTTCCGCGAATCTTTGAACGATTTTACCGCGTGGATAAAGCGCGATCGCGCGCATCAGGAGGGACAGGACTCGGCCTGGCAATTGTCAAGCATATCATTGAACTCCACCACGGACGCATAGAAGTAAAGAGTACGGTGGGACAAGGTACGCGATTTACCCTGTGGTTACCGGAATTCCAAACCGGGCAGGAGAAAGGGTCGTAA
- a CDS encoding O-succinylbenzoate synthase (PFAM: Mandelate racemase / muconate lactonizing enzyme, C-terminal domain; Mandelate racemase / muconate lactonizing enzyme, N-terminal domain~TIGRFAM: o-succinylbenzoic acid (OSB) synthetase~COGs: COG4948 L-alanine-DL-glutamate epimerase~InterPro IPR010197:IPR013341:IPR013342~KEGG: chl:Chy400_0934 mandelate racemase/muconate lactonizing protein~PFAM: Mandelate racemase/muconate lactonizing enzyme, C-terminal; Mandelate racemase/muconate lactonizing enzyme, N-terminal~PRIAM: o-succinylbenzoate synthase~SPTR: Mandelate racemase/muconate lactonizing protein;~TIGRFAM: O-succinylbenzoic acid (OSB) synthetase, low GC Gram-positive bacteria/archaea): MQIELIDLDFVELPLKAPFETSMGRESVKSAWLVTLWAEGIPGYAECVADAHPFYTEETHATVYYAWKNDLVPRLAAQPIGDPETVSTRWTGVRGHRMAKAALEMAVWDWFGRARGIPLWRLLGGDPGRRQIPVGVSIGIQPSLEALKDLAIQYQAEGYQRIKIKIKPGWDVLPVKTLREALGASMPMMADANSAYRPDDAEDLARLDDFRLMMLEQPLAYDDLVDHQQLARRLRTPICLDESIRSAEDARRAFQMGACSVINIKPGRVGGYQEAKRIHDIAMERGYGVWCGGMLETGIGRAHNLHLSTLPNFRWPGDTSASDRYFVEDLVDPPFQLNPDGTLSVPEGPGIGVYPDPDRLRRFRRYHETWRGQTLRISGGIPDDLFRGRGVQR; the protein is encoded by the coding sequence ATGCAGATTGAGCTGATCGATTTGGATTTTGTGGAACTCCCCTTAAAGGCGCCTTTTGAAACGTCCATGGGGCGGGAGTCGGTGAAATCGGCCTGGTTGGTCACGCTATGGGCGGAGGGTATTCCCGGTTATGCGGAGTGCGTGGCCGATGCCCATCCGTTCTATACGGAAGAGACCCATGCAACCGTCTATTACGCCTGGAAAAACGATTTGGTCCCCCGCCTGGCGGCCCAACCGATTGGGGATCCCGAGACGGTATCGACTCGCTGGACCGGAGTCCGGGGGCACCGGATGGCCAAGGCCGCTCTCGAAATGGCCGTGTGGGATTGGTTTGGTCGTGCGCGGGGAATCCCGCTCTGGCGCCTTTTGGGAGGGGACCCAGGGCGTCGGCAAATTCCGGTGGGCGTATCGATCGGCATTCAGCCCTCGCTCGAGGCCTTAAAAGACCTCGCGATTCAATATCAGGCGGAAGGCTATCAACGCATAAAAATTAAAATTAAGCCCGGTTGGGATGTCCTGCCGGTAAAGACGCTACGGGAGGCCCTAGGCGCTTCGATGCCGATGATGGCCGATGCCAACTCGGCCTATCGGCCGGATGATGCCGAGGATTTGGCCCGGCTGGATGATTTTCGTCTCATGATGTTGGAACAGCCGCTCGCCTATGACGATTTGGTCGACCATCAACAGTTGGCGCGCCGCCTACGCACCCCGATCTGTCTGGACGAATCTATTCGCTCGGCCGAGGATGCCCGTCGGGCATTTCAAATGGGGGCCTGCTCGGTGATTAATATCAAACCGGGGCGGGTCGGGGGCTACCAGGAAGCCAAGCGAATTCATGACATCGCCATGGAGCGAGGATACGGCGTCTGGTGCGGCGGGATGTTGGAAACCGGGATTGGCCGGGCCCATAACCTGCACTTGAGTACGCTGCCGAATTTCCGTTGGCCGGGTGACACCTCGGCGAGTGATCGGTATTTTGTGGAGGATCTCGTCGATCCCCCTTTTCAGTTAAATCCGGACGGGACCTTATCGGTGCCCGAGGGCCCTGGAATTGGGGTCTATCCGGATCCGGATCGGTTGCGACGGTTCAGACGCTATCATGAAACGTGGCGCGGGCAAACGTTACGGATTTCCGGCGGCATACCGGACGACCTTTTTAGGGGAAGGGGAGTTCAGCGGTGA
- a CDS encoding Hydroxypyruvate reductase (PFAM: D-isomer specific 2-hydroxyacid dehydrogenase, NAD binding domain~COGs: COG0111 Phosphoglycerate dehydrogenase and related dehydrogenase~InterPro IPR006140~KEGG: sth:STH2166 putative 2-hydroxyacid dehydrogenase~PFAM: D-isomer specific 2-hydroxyacid dehydrogenase, NAD-binding~PRIAM: Hydroxypyruvate reductase~SPTR: Putative 2-hydroxyacid dehydrogenase), which produces MIATYLEPKTHQKFVDEVARRGLEEPIRAWATLSPEERAEVTILFGWKIPQSVIDHCPRLRWIQGAGAGVDWLLPLTIPPTVTISRIVDQFGPDMAEFALLGALAWVKNWPRIHSAQRRHQWDPFLVGRLADKVVGVLGAGSIGETIAVRFRPWVAEVRALGRHRPRLPEIVGYSMTEQAAFFEGLDLLIMVLPLTPETYHGVGQEALSRMKAGGYVINLGRGAILDTQALVSAVRSGQLSGALLDVHEDEPLPPDSELWDLPGVTISPHISGPSRVEGMAAVFVDNYRRFLAGEALRGVVDRVRGY; this is translated from the coding sequence GTGATTGCGACCTATCTTGAGCCAAAAACCCACCAAAAATTTGTCGACGAAGTGGCCCGGCGAGGACTTGAGGAACCGATTCGGGCGTGGGCCACGTTGTCTCCGGAGGAGCGGGCCGAGGTCACCATCTTGTTCGGCTGGAAAATCCCCCAGTCCGTAATCGACCACTGTCCCCGCCTGAGGTGGATTCAAGGAGCCGGGGCGGGAGTGGATTGGTTGTTACCGCTCACGATTCCCCCGACCGTCACCATTTCCCGGATAGTCGATCAATTCGGCCCGGACATGGCGGAATTTGCTCTCTTGGGTGCTTTGGCCTGGGTGAAAAATTGGCCGCGCATCCATTCGGCGCAAAGGCGCCATCAGTGGGATCCGTTTTTAGTCGGACGGTTAGCGGATAAAGTGGTGGGCGTATTGGGGGCCGGATCGATCGGCGAAACCATTGCCGTGCGTTTTCGCCCCTGGGTGGCCGAGGTGCGCGCCTTAGGTCGGCATCGTCCTCGGCTGCCCGAGATTGTCGGGTATTCGATGACGGAACAAGCGGCATTTTTTGAAGGACTTGACCTCCTGATCATGGTGTTGCCGCTGACTCCGGAAACGTACCATGGCGTGGGGCAGGAGGCCTTGTCGCGGATGAAGGCGGGTGGGTATGTCATCAACTTGGGTCGGGGGGCGATTCTCGATACCCAAGCACTGGTTTCCGCCGTTCGTTCCGGACAGCTGAGCGGAGCCCTGTTAGACGTGCACGAAGACGAGCCGTTGCCGCCCGATTCCGAGCTCTGGGATTTACCGGGGGTGACGATTAGTCCCCACATTTCCGGTCCCAGTCGGGTTGAAGGCATGGCCGCCGTTTTTGTGGACAACTACCGCCGGTTTTTGGCGGGGGAGGCGTTACGAGGAGTGGTGGATCGTGTCCGTGGATATTAG
- a CDS encoding phosphate ABC transporter substrate-binding protein, PhoT family (COGs: COG0226 ABC-type phosphate transport system periplasmic component~KEGG: chy:CHY_0785 phosphate ABC transporter phosphate-binding protein~SPTR: Phosphate binding protein) translates to MWAWVMSLWGAVLGMALAPGEPAHITIVGATSCLSYIKAVLPDFERDHPGVTVAVAGGGSVAGLIEAGRGRADLGLSDIPPEPQWTGGISMTSYPLGRLPILFVVNRADGVQHVTEAQLRGLLGGTIRRWNQLGGRSWPVIVVSRPLASGARYVVEHRILQGRPMSSHALIELSNGALLRAVAETPGAIGYVEGPQVIPHIIRLRVNGQTFSTQHPLRWPYFATPRLYARTPVSNLVRSLARYLTTRPQRVQFGIYPEESSS, encoded by the coding sequence ATGTGGGCATGGGTCATGAGTCTCTGGGGTGCCGTGCTGGGGATGGCCTTAGCCCCCGGTGAGCCCGCTCACATTACGATTGTGGGGGCAACGTCCTGTTTAAGTTACATTAAAGCGGTGTTGCCCGATTTTGAACGGGATCATCCGGGAGTGACGGTGGCGGTCGCCGGCGGGGGATCGGTTGCCGGGCTCATCGAGGCCGGTCGGGGGCGAGCCGATCTGGGCCTATCCGATATTCCTCCCGAACCCCAATGGACGGGGGGGATCTCCATGACGTCTTATCCGTTAGGGCGGTTACCGATCCTGTTTGTGGTCAACCGGGCGGATGGGGTCCAACACGTTACGGAAGCCCAGTTGCGGGGGCTTTTGGGCGGGACGATTCGGCGATGGAATCAGCTGGGAGGACGATCGTGGCCGGTCATTGTGGTCAGCCGACCGCTGGCGTCCGGCGCTCGTTACGTCGTCGAACACCGCATTCTTCAGGGACGCCCGATGAGTTCGCACGCGTTGATTGAGTTAAGTAACGGGGCTTTGTTGCGGGCGGTGGCCGAAACTCCGGGGGCCATCGGCTATGTCGAGGGTCCCCAAGTGATTCCCCATATCATTCGGCTTCGCGTGAACGGACAAACGTTTTCGACGCAACACCCCTTACGCTGGCCCTACTTCGCTACCCCCCGGCTTTATGCGCGGACGCCGGTGTCGAACCTGGTGCGAAGCCTGGCGCGATATTTAACGACACGGCCCCAACGGGTTCAGTTTGGGATTTATCCCGAGGAGTCTTCGTCATGA
- a CDS encoding two component transcriptional regulator, winged helix family (PFAM: Response regulator receiver domain; Transcriptional regulatory protein, C terminal~TIGRFAM: phosphate regulon transcriptional regulatory protein PhoB~COGs: COG0745 Response regulators consisting of a CheY-like receiver domain and a winged-helix DNA-binding domain~InterPro IPR001789:IPR001867~KEGG: sth:STH750 two-component response regulator~PFAM: Signal transduction response regulator, receiver region; Signal transduction response regulator, C-terminal~SMART: Signal transduction response regulator, receiver region~SPTR: Two-component response regulator, probably involved in phosphate sensing), protein MPRILVVDDEPAILELVSYNLVREGFEVISEQDGEMGLTRAMNESFDLVVLDVMLPGRSGLDVCRAIRQTKDIPIIMLTARKDEVDRVLGLELGADDYVTKPFSPRELVARVKAILRRSAKGRDTGDEIRFPGLTINLERRMVTVDGQPVNLTFTEFELLTILARHPGRAFSREELLVRVWGDDFYGDSRTVDVHVRHLREKLKEDPSSPRFIETVRGVGYRFCD, encoded by the coding sequence GTGCCGAGAATTTTAGTAGTCGACGATGAGCCGGCGATTTTAGAATTGGTCTCTTATAATTTGGTGCGCGAAGGGTTTGAGGTGATCTCCGAACAGGACGGTGAGATGGGCCTCACGCGGGCGATGAACGAATCGTTTGATCTCGTGGTGCTCGATGTGATGCTACCCGGGCGCTCGGGCCTGGACGTCTGTCGCGCCATTCGCCAAACCAAGGACATACCGATCATCATGCTGACCGCCCGCAAAGATGAAGTGGACCGGGTCCTGGGGCTGGAATTGGGGGCAGATGATTATGTGACCAAACCCTTTTCGCCCCGGGAACTTGTGGCCCGCGTCAAAGCCATTTTACGCCGGAGCGCCAAGGGGCGCGATACCGGGGATGAAATTCGGTTTCCCGGCTTGACGATTAATCTTGAGCGCCGGATGGTTACGGTGGACGGTCAGCCGGTTAATCTCACGTTTACGGAATTTGAACTCCTCACGATTTTGGCCCGTCATCCCGGGCGGGCTTTTTCCCGCGAGGAGTTACTGGTGCGGGTGTGGGGTGACGATTTTTACGGCGATTCCCGTACTGTTGACGTGCATGTCCGCCATTTGAGGGAAAAGTTAAAAGAGGATCCGTCGTCCCCTCGGTTTATTGAAACCGTGAGAGGAGTAGGCTACCGCTTTTGCGACTAA
- a CDS encoding phosphate ABC transporter membrane protein 1, PhoT family (COGs: COG0573 ABC-type phosphate transport system permease component~KEGG: snp:SPAP_1431 phosphate ABC transporter permease~SPTR: Phosphate ABC transporter, permease protein, putative) produces MKSAEVTLERWSRWQGAVFGGLALLFIMGGMWLVVLLGLGAAPFLSIPGLNALLSAYWQPLAGHFGILPMVVGSVLVTLLALGLAIPFALGVAVSVQFGLAARFRAPAIDGLTVLTAVPSVVFGWWGLDLVVPTIRQVFGGPGFSVLAAGIVLATMLIPTLGLLFRMALAAVPTAWVEGSLALGATEDQTLWHIIFRCQVGALGRAVMMAVARAMGETMAVQMVIGGQPLWPHSLTAPGATLTTTLLTDMAVFPPGVAGHAAIDALALALLVLMGLWVYFSERWGGI; encoded by the coding sequence ATGAAGTCGGCAGAAGTCACCCTCGAGAGATGGTCTCGTTGGCAGGGGGCCGTTTTCGGCGGGCTCGCCCTCCTCTTTATTATGGGGGGGATGTGGCTCGTGGTGCTGCTCGGCCTGGGGGCCGCCCCGTTTTTATCGATTCCCGGCTTGAATGCCCTCTTGTCGGCGTACTGGCAGCCGTTAGCGGGCCACTTCGGCATCTTGCCGATGGTGGTCGGTAGCGTTCTGGTCACTCTGTTGGCGCTGGGACTGGCAATCCCTTTTGCGCTGGGTGTAGCGGTAAGCGTGCAATTCGGGTTGGCAGCCCGGTTTCGGGCGCCGGCGATTGACGGGTTAACCGTACTGACGGCGGTGCCGTCGGTCGTATTCGGCTGGTGGGGGCTGGACCTCGTGGTGCCCACCATCCGGCAGGTGTTCGGCGGCCCCGGTTTTAGCGTGTTGGCCGCGGGAATTGTGCTTGCGACCATGCTGATTCCGACCCTCGGTTTACTGTTTCGCATGGCGCTGGCGGCGGTTCCGACCGCATGGGTGGAAGGGTCGCTGGCGCTGGGCGCGACGGAGGATCAAACCCTCTGGCATATCATTTTTCGATGCCAAGTCGGTGCGCTTGGACGAGCGGTGATGATGGCGGTCGCGCGTGCCATGGGGGAAACCATGGCGGTACAGATGGTGATTGGGGGTCAGCCTCTGTGGCCTCATTCCCTGACGGCTCCGGGCGCGACATTAACCACGACGCTCTTGACCGATATGGCGGTCTTTCCTCCGGGGGTCGCGGGACATGCCGCCATCGACGCACTGGCCTTGGCGTTGTTGGTGTTAATGGGTCTCTGGGTATACTTCAGCGAACGCTGGGGGGGAATCTAA
- a CDS encoding NUDIX hydrolase (PFAM: NUDIX domain~InterPro IPR000086~KEGG: rmr:Rmar_0985 NUDIX hydrolase~PFAM: NUDIX hydrolase domain~SPTR: NUDIX hydrolase;~manually curated), whose protein sequence is MKGAGTANFFRQREPQFHTWAKPAAVMVLIADVDQSPSVLLIRRPSELAEHAGQVACPGGRYDSTLDHSLWDTARRETVEEVGIAVTARERLGFLDPVFIPVTGYTILPAVARLTGVPTVVPAVAEVADWAWISLAELRRVRRMALVDSVRGRFWMPEFPTGWARVWGATARILDQLLHRPEGAWA, encoded by the coding sequence GTGAAGGGGGCGGGCACGGCGAATTTTTTTCGGCAACGAGAACCGCAATTTCACACGTGGGCGAAACCGGCGGCGGTTATGGTGTTGATAGCCGACGTGGATCAGTCGCCCTCGGTCCTTTTAATCCGACGGCCGTCGGAATTGGCCGAGCATGCGGGTCAGGTGGCGTGTCCGGGCGGACGTTACGATTCGACGCTGGATCACAGCCTTTGGGATACCGCCCGTCGTGAAACCGTCGAGGAAGTCGGGATTGCGGTAACGGCGAGGGAACGTCTCGGATTTTTGGACCCGGTATTTATACCCGTGACCGGTTATACCATTTTGCCGGCCGTGGCTCGTCTCACGGGCGTGCCCACCGTCGTGCCGGCGGTCGCCGAGGTGGCCGATTGGGCATGGATCAGCCTGGCCGAATTGCGCCGGGTTCGACGCATGGCACTGGTAGACTCGGTACGAGGCCGGTTTTGGATGCCGGAATTTCCGACCGGTTGGGCGCGGGTATGGGGTGCTACGGCCCGGATTCTGGATCAGCTGCTGCACCGACCGGAAGGAGCGTGGGCGTGA